One stretch of Labeo rohita strain BAU-BD-2019 unplaced genomic scaffold, IGBB_LRoh.1.0 scaffold_422, whole genome shotgun sequence DNA includes these proteins:
- the LOC127160667 gene encoding NLR family CARD domain-containing protein 3 yields MTSRINLSEEHETKIKTAKSLWQNESPEPSCVSMKSNESMHHPIEFTSGESSADLSQKHEGPESHTAKKNLDSIFKELEQKIMSVMKSELKSFKRLLSPDYPECSERDHYDDEGHNRVREGLLKITLIILRKMNQTDLANTLQTKLMPVNQQKLKSRLQDKYQRISEGMSNHGDSTRLNEIYTELYITEGGSGEINNEHEVRQIETVSRRPETQETPINCNDIFKPSPGQDKPIRTVLTKGVAGIGKTVSVQKFILDWTEGKANQDVHFIFPLPFRELNLIQKNLSFADLLNHLHTETKEFKSADYDDYKVMFIFDGLDECRLRLDFQNNRSLSDVTESASVDVLLTNLIKGNLLPSALLWITSRPAAANQIPPECVDQVTEVRGFNDPQKDEYFRKRINDQSLADRVVTHIRSSRSLFIMCHIPVFCWISATVLERMMGKAESAEIPKTLTQMFTHFLIFQTKLKTQKYDGKYEIDPDQAKKTILSLGKLAFEQLEKGNLIFYEKDLKESGIDVREVSVYSGVCTQIFRQEFGLQLGKVYSFVHLSIQEFLAALFKLLSFSEQNTGLMNVFRSPMTSLLKGEVNKALQSENGHWDLFLRFLLGLSLESNQTLLQGLLRKTVSSSDINQETAEYIKQKIRENHSPEKSINLFHCLNELNDHSLEQEVQTYLSKTGTRRLSGVKLSAAQWSALVFVLLNSEEELVDEFILSKYDRSEECLLRLLPVIKASRKADLSDCDITEKGCAALISALRSNPSHLRELNLSWSTPGDSGVKLLSALLEDPHCKLEKLQLFNCSIGEEDCAALISALRSNPSQLRKLNLSGNKPGDLGVKLLSALLEDPHCKLEKLW; encoded by the exons ATGACCTCCAGAATAAATCTCTCTGAAGAACATGAAACAAAGATAAAAACAGCCAAGAG TCTGTGGCAGAATGAATCTCCTGAACCCAGCTGTGTGTCCATGAAGAGTAATGAGTCAATGCATCATCCAATTGAATTCACCTCAGGAGAATCATCTGCTGATCTGAG TCAAAAACATGAAGGACCAGAATCACATACAGCAAAGAAGAACTTAGACTCCATTTTCAAG GagcttgagcagaaaatcatgTCTGTGATGAAGAGTGAGTTAAAGAGCTTTAAGAGACTACTGAGTCCAGATTACCCAGAATGCTCTGAAAGAGACCATTATGATGATGAGGGTCATAACAGAGTCAGAGAGGGGCTTCTGAAGATCACACTGATCATCCTGAGGAAGATGAACCAGACAGACCTCGCTAACACACTACAGACCA AACTGATGCCTGTGAatcaacaaaaactcaaatcCAGACTACAGGACAAATATCAGAGAATCAGTGAAGGAATGTCCAATCATGGAGACTCAACACGTctgaatgagatctacacagagctctacatcacagagGGAGGGAGTGGAGAGATCAATAATGAACACgaggtgagacagattgagacaGTGTCCAGGAGACCAGAGACACAGGAAACACCAATCAACTgcaatgacatatttaaacccTCACCTGGACAAGACAAACCCATCAGGACTGTGCTGACTAAAGGAGTCGCTGgaattggaaaaacagtctctgtgcagaagttcatcctggactggACTGAAGGAAAAGCCAATCAGGATGTTCATttcatatttccacttcctttcaggGAGCTGAATTTGATACAGAAAAATCTCAGTTTTGCGGATCTTCTAAATCACCTTCACAcagaaaccaaagaatttaagTCAGCAGATTATGATGATTACAAAGTCATGTTCAtatttgatggtctggatgagtgtCGACTACGTCTAGATTTCCAAAACAATCGGAGCTTGTCTGATGTAACAGAATCAGCCTCAGTGGATGTGCTGCTGACCAACCTCATCAAGGGGAATCTACTTCCTTCTGCTCTCCTCTGGATCACCTCtcgaccagcagcagccaatcagatccctcCTGAGTGTGTCGACCAGGTCACAGAGGTGCGAGGATTTAACGACCCTCAGAAGGAtgaatatttcaggaagagaataAACGATCAGAGTCTGGCTGATAGAGTCGTCACACACATCCGATCATCAAGAAGTCTGTTCATCATGTGTCACATACCAGTCTTCTGCTGGATTTCAGCCACTGTTCTAGAGAGGATGATGGGTAAAGCAGAGAGTGCAgagattcccaagactctcacACAAATGTTCACACACTTCCTGATCTTTCAGACCAAACTGAAGACACAGAAGTATGATGGGAAATATGAAATCGATCCTGATCAGGCTAAAAAGACCATTCTGTCTCTAGGAAAACTGGCTTTTGAACAGCTGGAAAAAGGGAACCTGATCTTCTATGAGAAGGACCTGAAAGAGAGCGGCATTGATGTCAGAGAAGTGTCCGTGTACTCAGGAGTTTgtacccagatcttcagacagGAGTTTGGTCTGCAGCTGGGGAAGGTGTAcagctttgttcatctgagtATTCAGGAGTTTCTTGCTGCTTTATTCAAGCTGCTGTCCttttctgaacaaaacacaggaCTGATGAATGTGTTCAGATCACCAATGACCAGTTTACTGAAGGGAGAAGTGAACAAGGCCTTACAGAGTGAGAACGGACACTGGGATCTTTTCCTCCGGTTCCTTCTCGGTCTCTCACTAGAGTCTAATCAGACTCTCTTACAAGGCCTCCTGAGAAAGACAGTAAGCAGCTCTGATATCAACCAGGAAACAGCTGAATACATTAAACAGAAGATCAGGGAGAatcactctccagagaaatccatcaacctgttccactgtctgaatgaactgaatgATCATTCACTAGAGCAGGAAGTTCAAACATACCTGAGCAAAACAGGTACTCGTCGTCTCTCtggagttaaactgtctgctgctCAGTGGTCGGCTCTGGTGTTTGTGCTGTTGAACTCAGAAGAAGAGCTGGTGGATGAGTTTATACTGAGTAAATATGATCGATCAGAAGAATGTCTCCTGAGGCTGCTGCCAGTGATCAAAGCATCTAGAAAGGCTGA TCTTTCCGACTGTGACATTACAGAGAAAGGCTGTGCTGCTCTgatttcagctctgagatcaaacccctcacacctgagagaactgaatctgAGCTGGAGTACACCAGGAGActcaggagtgaagctgctctCGGCTCTACTGgaggatccacactgtaaactggagaaactaCA GCTGTTTAACTGCAGTATTGGAGAGGAAGACTGTGCTGCTCTgatttcagctctgagatcaaacccctcacaacTGAGAAAACTGAATCTGAGCGGTAATAAACCAGGAGACTTGGGAGTGAAGCTGCTCTCTGCTTTACTAGAAGATCCACACTGTAAACTAGAGAAACTATGGTga